One segment of Halanaerobiaceae bacterium ANBcell28 DNA contains the following:
- the xylA gene encoding xylose isomerase codes for MSNFFESVSQIKFEGKDSKNPLAFKYYNAEEKVGGQTMEEITRFAMSYWHTFAAEGGDIFGAGTYTRPWEANASNPMELAKMRVEASFEFMQKLGMKFFCFHDVDIAPDADNLNDAFKNLDEIVALIKEKMDETGIKLLWGTSNLFSHPRFVHGASTSPNADVFAYSAARVKKAMEVTKELGGSNYVFWGGREGYESLLNTDMGLEQDNLARFLQMSVDYAKEIGFDGQFLIEPKPKEPTKHQYDFDVATVIGFLRNYGLEDHFKMNIEANHATLAGHTFQHELHLARVNGVLGSVDANQGDMLLGWDTDQFPTNIYDTTLAMYEILKNGGLGSGGLNFDAKVRRTSFEPDDLFYGYIAGMDAFARGLKVADKLLKDKVLEDFIANRYKSYTEGIGKEIVDGKVGFKELADYALENDKIVNASGKQEMLEALLNQYIIETE; via the coding sequence ATGAGTAATTTTTTTGAAAGTGTATCACAAATTAAGTTTGAAGGAAAAGATTCTAAAAACCCACTAGCGTTTAAATACTATAATGCAGAAGAAAAAGTTGGTGGCCAGACTATGGAAGAAATCACACGTTTTGCTATGTCTTATTGGCATACTTTTGCTGCAGAAGGTGGAGATATCTTTGGTGCTGGAACCTATACACGTCCATGGGAAGCAAATGCTTCAAATCCAATGGAACTAGCAAAGATGAGAGTAGAAGCATCTTTTGAGTTTATGCAAAAATTAGGAATGAAATTTTTCTGTTTCCATGATGTTGATATTGCTCCTGATGCAGATAACTTAAATGATGCTTTTAAGAATCTTGATGAAATTGTTGCCCTAATTAAAGAAAAGATGGATGAGACAGGAATAAAACTATTGTGGGGTACTTCAAACCTATTCTCACACCCTCGTTTTGTTCATGGTGCTTCAACTTCTCCAAATGCTGATGTTTTTGCTTATTCAGCAGCCAGAGTTAAAAAAGCTATGGAGGTTACAAAAGAACTTGGTGGAAGCAATTATGTTTTCTGGGGTGGTCGTGAAGGTTATGAAAGCTTACTAAATACAGATATGGGCCTTGAGCAAGACAATTTAGCTCGCTTTTTACAAATGTCTGTAGATTATGCTAAAGAAATTGGTTTTGATGGTCAGTTTTTAATTGAGCCAAAACCAAAAGAACCAACAAAACATCAATATGATTTCGATGTTGCTACAGTTATTGGCTTCTTAAGAAATTATGGTCTTGAAGATCACTTCAAAATGAATATTGAAGCTAACCATGCTACTTTAGCTGGTCATACATTCCAACATGAGCTACATTTAGCTAGAGTTAATGGTGTTCTTGGTAGTGTTGATGCTAATCAGGGCGATATGCTATTAGGATGGGATACAGACCAATTCCCAACAAATATTTATGACACTACTCTTGCTATGTATGAGATCTTGAAAAATGGAGGATTAGGTAGTGGTGGATTGAACTTTGATGCTAAAGTTCGTAGAACTTCCTTTGAGCCAGATGATTTATTCTATGGTTATATTGCAGGTATGGATGCCTTTGCTCGTGGTTTAAAAGTAGCTGATAAATTATTGAAAGACAAGGTATTAGAAGATTTCATTGCTAATCGTTATAAGAGCTATACTGAAGGCATTGGTAAAGAGATCGTAGATGGAAAAGTAGGCTTTAAAGAGCTAGCAGATTATGCATTAGAAAATGATAAAATTGTAAATGCTTCAGGAAAACAAGAAATGCTTGAAGCTCTACTTAATCAATATATTATTGAAACAGAGTAA
- the xylB gene encoding xylulokinase — MSYLLGIDIGTSGVKCLLLSVEEGNILGTKTENYPISTPKSGWSEQNPEDWWKATKKCIAGLISDTKISAGDIKGLSFSGQMHSSVFLDENMEVIRPAILWSDTRTSEQCQEIYEKAGGLENLIDYVSNPALEGFTAPKILWLKENEPDNFAKLDLVLLPKDYIRYKLCGEINMDVSDGAGTLLMDVEKNDWSDGLLEKLDLSRDILPPLVDSIAVTGKITEDIAKETGLAAGTPVVAGGADNSCGAVGSGIIKEGRVMVSIGTSGVVVAFAPEAAADPGGRIHLFNHSRPNSWYMMGVVLSAGMSFQWMKESLFADDIDFDKLNELAADTNPGSDGVIFLPYLYGERTPHADANARGVYFGIGAEHKQKHFIRSVMEGVAYALKDSLELIKEQGVAIEEIRAIGGGAKSAVWQQILADVFGQEISLLNVEEGPAFGAALIAGVGVDVYDSFEEAESDYIKVVETIAPIEENVKAYEKYYPQYKKLYSSLKENFKDLAEVNN; from the coding sequence ATGTCATATTTATTAGGAATCGATATTGGAACAAGTGGAGTTAAGTGTTTACTCTTGTCTGTTGAAGAAGGAAATATTTTAGGTACTAAAACTGAGAATTATCCGATTTCCACACCAAAATCAGGTTGGTCAGAACAAAATCCAGAAGATTGGTGGAAGGCAACAAAAAAATGTATTGCTGGTCTTATTAGTGATACAAAAATTTCTGCTGGGGATATTAAGGGATTAAGTTTCTCAGGTCAAATGCATAGTTCTGTTTTTCTTGATGAAAATATGGAAGTTATTCGTCCAGCTATTCTCTGGAGTGATACTAGAACAAGTGAGCAGTGCCAGGAAATTTATGAAAAAGCAGGTGGCTTAGAAAATTTAATTGACTATGTTTCTAACCCAGCATTAGAGGGCTTTACCGCACCTAAGATTTTGTGGCTTAAAGAAAATGAGCCAGACAATTTTGCTAAATTAGATTTAGTGCTCTTACCAAAAGATTATATCCGCTATAAACTGTGTGGAGAAATCAATATGGATGTTTCTGATGGAGCAGGTACTTTATTAATGGATGTAGAAAAAAATGATTGGTCTGATGGCTTGTTAGAGAAATTAGACTTATCTAGAGATATTCTACCACCATTAGTAGATTCTATTGCTGTAACTGGTAAAATTACAGAAGATATAGCAAAAGAAACAGGACTAGCAGCAGGTACTCCTGTAGTTGCAGGAGGAGCAGATAATTCCTGTGGAGCAGTCGGTAGTGGTATTATTAAAGAAGGTCGTGTAATGGTTAGTATTGGTACATCTGGTGTAGTTGTAGCATTTGCTCCAGAAGCAGCTGCAGACCCAGGTGGTAGAATACATTTATTCAATCATTCAAGACCAAATAGCTGGTATATGATGGGTGTTGTTCTATCTGCAGGAATGTCATTCCAGTGGATGAAAGAAAGTCTTTTTGCTGATGATATTGATTTTGACAAGCTCAATGAATTAGCTGCAGATACTAATCCAGGTAGTGATGGAGTAATCTTCTTACCTTACCTATATGGTGAGAGAACACCTCATGCAGATGCCAATGCTCGTGGTGTATACTTTGGCATTGGAGCAGAGCATAAGCAAAAACACTTTATCCGCAGTGTAATGGAGGGTGTAGCATATGCTTTAAAAGACTCCCTAGAACTAATCAAAGAACAGGGTGTAGCAATTGAAGAAATTAGAGCAATTGGTGGAGGAGCTAAGAGTGCAGTCTGGCAACAAATTCTGGCTGATGTCTTCGGACAGGAAATAAGCTTGCTAAATGTTGAAGAAGGACCGGCTTTTGGTGCAGCCTTAATTGCAGGTGTAGGTGTTGATGTCTATGACTCATTTGAAGAAGCAGAAAGCGATTATATTAAAGTTGTAGAAACTATTGCTCCAATAGAAGAAAATGTAAAAGCATATGAGAAATATTATCCACAGTACAAAAAATTGTACAGTAGTTTAAAAGAGAATTTTAAAGATCTGGCAGAGGTAAATAATTAA
- a CDS encoding ROK family transcriptional regulator — MEHKQVANSQYIRDLNLTAIFRLIHKYGPVSRKELAENTGYSAATISNHVKRLLESRFVIETDKGSSTGGRKPVFLTINPERRHIIAVEIEVNHLKIMIVNLKFQIKGEYSYNLENRDAEYVLAKMMSGINYLQKKTGLSNEKIMGLGIAVPALVDTNKAIVNFAPNLEWKNIDMEEKLKDYYQTPLLLENEARAAVIGEKEFIYPDIDNLVYVSINQGIGCGIIFDGRIYRGASSNAGEFGHIIIDSHGPECHCGNYGCWETLASLNYILSRYSQGKLDFSLEDLRKKALAGDKELELILKETGENIGIGIVNIINSLSPEHLIIGGDITDFKDYIDVDLKGVIKEKSLDLFYQKVNINYSQLSKKASLYGIARMVFDSRIEEEIFAVV, encoded by the coding sequence ATGGAACATAAGCAGGTTGCTAATTCTCAATATATAAGAGATTTGAACTTAACAGCTATATTTAGACTTATTCATAAGTATGGACCTGTCTCTAGGAAAGAGCTTGCCGAAAATACTGGTTATAGCGCAGCTACAATTTCTAATCATGTAAAAAGATTACTAGAGAGTAGGTTTGTGATTGAGACTGATAAAGGAAGTTCTACTGGTGGTCGGAAGCCGGTGTTTCTAACAATCAATCCAGAGCGTCGCCATATTATTGCAGTAGAAATTGAAGTAAATCATCTCAAAATTATGATAGTAAATCTTAAATTCCAGATTAAAGGAGAGTATTCTTATAATTTAGAAAATAGAGACGCAGAGTATGTACTTGCTAAAATGATGAGTGGTATTAATTATTTACAAAAAAAAACAGGGTTAAGTAATGAAAAAATTATGGGCCTGGGAATTGCTGTACCTGCACTTGTGGATACTAATAAGGCCATAGTTAATTTTGCTCCTAATCTGGAATGGAAAAATATTGACATGGAAGAAAAGTTAAAGGATTATTATCAGACCCCATTGCTACTTGAAAATGAAGCAAGAGCTGCAGTAATAGGAGAAAAAGAATTTATTTATCCAGATATAGATAATCTAGTTTATGTATCTATAAATCAGGGTATTGGTTGTGGTATTATTTTTGATGGTCGAATATATAGAGGGGCTAGTAGTAATGCTGGAGAGTTTGGACATATTATTATTGATAGCCATGGTCCTGAATGTCATTGTGGTAATTATGGATGCTGGGAAACCCTGGCTTCATTAAATTATATTTTAAGTAGGTATAGTCAAGGAAAATTGGATTTTTCTCTTGAGGATCTAAGAAAAAAGGCTTTAGCAGGAGATAAAGAACTGGAACTTATATTAAAAGAAACAGGTGAAAATATAGGAATAGGGATAGTCAATATCATTAATAGCCTTAGTCCAGAACATCTGATTATTGGAGGTGATATTACAGATTTCAAAGATTACATTGATGTTGATTTAAAGGGAGTTATTAAAGAAAAATCTTTAGATTTATTTTATCAAAAAGTAAATATTAATTATAGTCAATTAAGCAAGAAAGCATCCTTATATGGAATTGCTAGAATGGTGTTTGATAGTAGAATTGAAGAAGAGATATTTGCTGTTGTTTAA
- a CDS encoding ABC transporter permease: MKMFKAMFIANVKEYCRDKSAIFWFLLFPLIFVFIFGWVFSGNFDMSFNVSFLVHSESEFSNQMIENMEGIESFNIFIAEGDGAEEFKALEQGNRHLLIELPDIRYEDFITGNQIDIAIHYDASNQQISQILLSAIMDIFNEAERHITAMPKIFNIETNSVQAEGMTDFDYILPGILAMALMQLGLFGSIQFLSLREKKIIRGLGVTPLSRGAILGSEVSLRLILGIIQSSIIISIAIMVFNINLVNSIIQVFAVVLLGCLTFISLGYLLITFVNTVEAGEGLIQTVQFPMMFLSGIFFPYEFMPSFIQPVVRVLPLTYLGDALRQVMLGFPGPRSLQTNLIVLFTYLLITSLLSVKFWRWD; encoded by the coding sequence ATGAAAATGTTTAAAGCAATGTTTATAGCTAATGTTAAAGAGTATTGTAGAGATAAATCAGCTATTTTCTGGTTTTTACTCTTTCCTTTAATATTTGTTTTTATTTTTGGCTGGGTTTTTTCAGGTAATTTTGATATGTCTTTTAATGTTTCCTTTCTTGTACACTCTGAAAGTGAGTTCAGTAATCAAATGATTGAAAACATGGAAGGGATTGAGAGCTTTAATATATTTATAGCCGAAGGAGATGGGGCTGAAGAATTTAAGGCTCTAGAGCAGGGGAATCGGCATTTATTAATAGAGTTACCGGATATAAGATATGAGGACTTTATAACAGGTAATCAAATTGATATAGCAATTCATTATGATGCTAGCAATCAACAGATTAGTCAGATTTTATTATCTGCTATAATGGATATATTTAATGAAGCAGAAAGACATATAACTGCTATGCCAAAAATTTTTAATATAGAAACCAACTCTGTTCAAGCGGAAGGAATGACAGACTTTGATTATATTTTACCAGGTATCTTAGCGATGGCCTTAATGCAATTAGGTTTGTTTGGTTCAATACAATTCCTATCATTAAGAGAGAAGAAAATCATTAGAGGCTTAGGGGTTACTCCTTTATCCAGAGGGGCGATTTTAGGTAGCGAAGTCTCACTTAGGTTAATATTAGGGATTATTCAAAGTAGTATTATTATTAGTATTGCTATTATGGTTTTTAATATAAATCTAGTAAATAGTATTATACAGGTCTTTGCTGTGGTTCTGCTGGGTTGTTTAACCTTCATTAGTCTTGGCTACTTATTAATTACTTTTGTTAATACTGTAGAAGCAGGTGAAGGTTTAATACAGACAGTACAGTTTCCTATGATGTTTTTGTCTGGTATCTTCTTTCCTTATGAGTTTATGCCTTCTTTTATTCAGCCAGTTGTCAGGGTTTTACCATTGACATATTTGGGAGATGCTTTAAGACAGGTGATGTTAGGTTTCCCTGGGCCTCGAAGTCTACAGACAAATCTTATTGTTTTGTTTACATACTTATTAATCACTTCTCTTCTTAGCGTAAAATTTTGGAGATGGGATTAA
- a CDS encoding SUMF1/EgtB/PvdO family nonheme iron enzyme — translation MLQKFLLIVLVLLLCLGLIACGKDVAEDMVLVAAGTTAEDNGLITVENDFYLGKYHVTQAEFEEIMGFNPSFFINPNLKGDSSNRPVESVSWYDAVIYCNKLSELEGLDKYYNISDIEYYEDYYAELFEAHPQNIVMATVWENEGANGYRLPTCLEWEYAARGGKDGEATLYAGSDNLDQVGWYGGNSDKANFNGFYKSYIEYSHRFNTMVDNAGTMPVAEKKANELDLYDMSGNVYDWTNTIIDNQVTICGGSWFDDFVFCELDFRSQYPFGQHVYSYLGFRLCRFR, via the coding sequence ATGTTACAAAAATTTTTACTTATTGTTCTAGTTTTGCTTTTATGCCTAGGATTAATTGCTTGTGGGAAAGATGTAGCAGAAGATATGGTATTGGTAGCAGCAGGAACAACGGCTGAAGATAATGGTTTAATAACAGTAGAAAATGATTTTTACCTAGGCAAGTATCATGTAACTCAAGCAGAGTTTGAGGAAATTATGGGGTTTAATCCCTCTTTTTTCATTAATCCAAATTTAAAAGGTGATAGTAGTAATAGACCAGTAGAAAGCGTTAGCTGGTATGATGCAGTTATCTATTGTAATAAACTTAGTGAGCTAGAAGGATTAGATAAATATTATAATATAAGTGACATAGAATATTATGAAGATTATTATGCAGAACTATTTGAGGCACATCCACAAAATATAGTTATGGCTACAGTATGGGAGAATGAAGGGGCAAATGGCTATAGATTACCGACTTGTCTTGAATGGGAATATGCAGCCCGTGGTGGTAAAGATGGAGAAGCAACACTTTATGCAGGTAGTGATAACTTAGATCAAGTAGGATGGTATGGTGGTAATTCAGATAAGGCTAATTTTAATGGATTTTATAAGTCCTATATTGAATATTCACATAGGTTTAATACCATGGTTGATAATGCAGGTACAATGCCAGTAGCTGAGAAAAAAGCCAATGAATTAGATTTATATGACATGAGTGGCAATGTATATGACTGGACAAATACTATAATAGACAATCAGGTTACAATATGTGGTGGTAGCTGGTTTGATGACTTTGTTTTCTGTGAATTGGATTTCAGATCCCAATATCCCTTTGGCCAACACGTATATAGCTACCTTGGTTTTCGCCTTTGCAGGTTCAGGTAG